From the Thermus brockianus genome, the window TGGATGGGGGCATCGTGCGCTGGTACCGCGCCGGGCTTCCCGTGGACACCACCCCGGTGGAGGTGGGCTACGCCGCCACCCCCTACCGGGAGGTGGGGCCCCTCGAGGCCAAGGACCTCCTGGAAAGCGCCCTGGTGGTGGACGTGCGGGAGGCCTGGGAGTACCCGGAGGGCCACGTGCCGGGCGCCATAAACATCCCCCTTTCCACCCTGCCCCAGCGCCTGGCGGAACTCCCCAGGGAGCGGCCCATCCTCCTCGTCTGCAACTCGGGAAACCGCTCCGGGGTGGCGGCGGACTTCCTGGTGGAGCAAGGCTTTGACGGGGACAAGGTGTACAACCTGGAGGGGGGCACCTACGCCTGGGCCGCCTCCGGCCTCCCCCTGGAGCGATGACGCTAGCCCTCCTCGGCGCCCTCCTCATCGGCCTTTCCTTGGGGCTTTTGGGCTCGGGGGGCTCCATCCTCACGGTGCCTGTCCTGGTCTACCTCCTGGGGGAGCCCCCCAAGCAAGCCATCGCCGAAAGCCTCCTCATCGTGGGGGGGATCGCCCTTCTGGGAGCCATCCCTTACGCCCTCAGGGGCCTCGTGGACGGGCGGAGTGTCCTCTTCTTCGGCCTGCCGGGCATGGCGGGCACCTACCTGGGCGCCTTCCTCTCTCAGTTCGTTTCCGGCCAGGTGCAACTCCTGGTCTTCGCCCTGGTGATGCTCCTCGCCGCCTACTTCATGGCCCGCCCCGTCCCCTTGGCCCAGGGCGGGAAGCGCAAACCCTGGAAAATCGTCCTAGAAGGCCTCGCCGTGGGAGCCCTCACGGGGTTCGTGGGGGTGGGGGGTGGGTTCCTCATCGTGCCGGCTTTGGTCCTCCTAGGGGGGCTTCCCATGCACCTGGCGGTGGGCACGAGCCTTCTCATCATCGCCCTCAAGTCCTTCGCCGGGTTTTACAAGTACCTCCACCTCCTCCCCGCCCATGGCCTCTCCGTGAACTACGCCGTGGCGGGGCTTTTCGTGGGGGTGGGCTTTTTGGGAAGCCTCCTTGGGGGAAGGCTCGCCCTTAAGGTACCCCACGAAACCCTCAAGCGGGGCTTCGCCCTCTTCCTGGTGGTCATGGGGGTCTACATCGTGGCCCAAAGCCTCTAGGGGTATGCTAAGGGGGTGCCGTTCCGCACCCTCTTGGCCGTGCAGGCGGAGGTCCTGCCGGAGGCCTACCGCACGGAGGAAGCCTTCCGGGAACGGGTCCATAGCCTTCTAAGCCCCCTAAAGGGTACCCCCACCCCCCGCCTCGCCGCCTTCCCCGAGCTCTTCGGCCTCCCCCTCCTCCTCCACCTGGAGGGGGCGTTTCACCCCAGAGAGCTCCTGAAAGACCCCCTCGCCCCCTGGCGGCGGGCAAGGCGGGCCTACCGGGTTTTCCACCGGGTGATGGCGGAGGCGGCGAAGGCCTATGGCACCTACCTCCTCGCGGGAAGCCTCCTCTCCCCTCCCTACGAGGAGGAGCTCGCCCGGGGGCTTTTCCCCCGAAGCCCCTTCTTCCAGAACCTGGCCCTCTTCTTTAACCCCGAAGGCCGCCTCCTGGCCCAGGTGCCCAAGATGGAGCTCACCCCACCCGAGCGCTGGCTTAAGCGGGGAGGCTTCGGCCCCCACCTGGTGGAGACCCGGGCGGGCCGGGTGGGGATCCTCATCTGCCTGGACGGCTTTTTTGAGGGGCACCTCGCCCGGCTGGACGCCCTGGGGGCCGAGATCCTCCTGCAACCCTCCGCCAACCCCGCCCCCTGGGAAAGGCCCTGGCCCCCGGACCCTTCCCGGCGGGAAGGGGAGGTGTGGCTGGCCTCGGCCCGGGCAAGGCTTTTGGGGCGGGAGCACCTGAAGGTGCTCCTAAACCCCATGCTGAACGGGAAGATCCTGGGGCTTCGCTTTGAGGGGCAAAGCGGCATTTACGCCCCCGGGGAGGCCTTGGCCCTGGCCCAAAGGCCCCTGGGGGACGAGGCCCTCCTCCACTTTCCCTAAAGCCTCTCGGGGAAAAGCCGGATGGGGTAGGGGCGGGTGAGGGCCTTGGCGAGCTTTTCCCAGGCCCGGTCCTTCACGCCCAAGGCGAGCTCCTCCGCCACCTCCTCCAAGGGGTAGCGCCCGGCGGGCTTCACCGCTTCCAGAAGGATGACGTGGAAGCCAAACGGGGTCCCCACCGGGCCGGACACCTCCCCCGGCTTCAGGCGCAAAAGGGCGCTCTCAAAGGCGGGGATGTAGGTGCCCTGGGGCTCGCACCCCAAGGCGCCCCCCGCCTCCTTGGAGCCGGGGTCTTGGGAAAGGGCCTGGGCCACCTGGGCGAAGGGCTCCCCCTTCTCCAAACGGCCCAAGGCCTCCCGGGCCTCTTCCAGGGTGGGCAGGAGGATATGCCGGGCGCAGTAAAGGGTTTCGTGGCGGTACTCCGGCGAAAGGAGCCAAAGGGCCTTAAGGGCGGCAGGAGATACTTGGAGCTTCTCCCGGTAGTGCCCTTCCAGGGCCTCGAGGGCCAAGGCCTCCGCCAGGAGGAGGCGGTACGTGGCGAGGTCGGGAAGCCCCGCCCCCTTCAGGGCCTCCGCCAGGGCGTTTTCATCGGGGAAGGCCTCCATAAGGGCCTGCACCCGGGCCTCCACTGCCTCGGGCCTGGGCCAGAAACCTTGGGCCTTGGCCACCTGCAAAAGGGCCCGCTCCTCCGCCAGAGCCTCCAGGTACTGGGGCCGGTACTGGGCGAGGAGGGCCCGGGTCTCCTCGGTGTCGGGCAGGCCCAGTTGCCTCAAGGCGCTCTTGGCGAAAAGGCCAAAGCGGAGGTCAAACTGGCTCTTGGTGAGGGTTTCCGTCCCCACCTGGGCCACCACGGGGTCTTCCTGGGCCAAGGCCAAAGGGGTTAGAAGGGCTAAGGCGACAAGGAAAGCGCGCATGCCCCATGCTAGCATGGGGGGCGTGAACGACCTCGTCCTCAAGGCGGCCCGGGGGCAGGCCACCCCCAGGCCCCCCGTCTGGTTCATGCGCCAGGCGGGCCGCTACC encodes:
- a CDS encoding rhodanese-like domain-containing protein; its protein translation is MYETPVKDLSPEEAKRLYEEGVPFFDVREVEEYAQARIPGARLLPLSEFMARFGEIPKDRPVVLYCRTGNRSWQAAAWLTAQGYQVYNLDGGIVRWYRAGLPVDTTPVEVGYAATPYREVGPLEAKDLLESALVVDVREAWEYPEGHVPGAINIPLSTLPQRLAELPRERPILLVCNSGNRSGVAADFLVEQGFDGDKVYNLEGGTYAWAASGLPLER
- a CDS encoding sulfite exporter TauE/SafE family protein gives rise to the protein MTLALLGALLIGLSLGLLGSGGSILTVPVLVYLLGEPPKQAIAESLLIVGGIALLGAIPYALRGLVDGRSVLFFGLPGMAGTYLGAFLSQFVSGQVQLLVFALVMLLAAYFMARPVPLAQGGKRKPWKIVLEGLAVGALTGFVGVGGGFLIVPALVLLGGLPMHLAVGTSLLIIALKSFAGFYKYLHLLPAHGLSVNYAVAGLFVGVGFLGSLLGGRLALKVPHETLKRGFALFLVVMGVYIVAQSL
- a CDS encoding carbon-nitrogen hydrolase family protein produces the protein MPFRTLLAVQAEVLPEAYRTEEAFRERVHSLLSPLKGTPTPRLAAFPELFGLPLLLHLEGAFHPRELLKDPLAPWRRARRAYRVFHRVMAEAAKAYGTYLLAGSLLSPPYEEELARGLFPRSPFFQNLALFFNPEGRLLAQVPKMELTPPERWLKRGGFGPHLVETRAGRVGILICLDGFFEGHLARLDALGAEILLQPSANPAPWERPWPPDPSRREGEVWLASARARLLGREHLKVLLNPMLNGKILGLRFEGQSGIYAPGEALALAQRPLGDEALLHFP
- a CDS encoding peptidylprolyl isomerase — encoded protein: MRAFLVALALLTPLALAQEDPVVAQVGTETLTKSQFDLRFGLFAKSALRQLGLPDTEETRALLAQYRPQYLEALAEERALLQVAKAQGFWPRPEAVEARVQALMEAFPDENALAEALKGAGLPDLATYRLLLAEALALEALEGHYREKLQVSPAALKALWLLSPEYRHETLYCARHILLPTLEEAREALGRLEKGEPFAQVAQALSQDPGSKEAGGALGCEPQGTYIPAFESALLRLKPGEVSGPVGTPFGFHVILLEAVKPAGRYPLEEVAEELALGVKDRAWEKLAKALTRPYPIRLFPERL